The following are from one region of the Corythoichthys intestinalis isolate RoL2023-P3 chromosome 17, ASM3026506v1, whole genome shotgun sequence genome:
- the agpat2 gene encoding 1-acyl-sn-glycerol-3-phosphate acyltransferase beta, whose product MDVLLWMAPLLVPLAVLLLLWSSRQALVFYFKTCFYVAWMMVLALVAIPLCVLKSGGRDVENMRIIRSLVRHVKYFLGLRFEVSGWEHLQTPGPYVIISNHQSSLDVLGLMEILPDRCTMIAKKELIYAGTVGIVCWLGGIVFINRKKTSDAKSVMADAAKTMLDEQIRLWVFPEGTRNQRGDLLPFKKGAFHLAVQAQAPIIPVVFSSYSNFYLRKEKQFRSGTIRLKILPKIETKGMTSEDVASLADKSFDTMRSAFLDISGLSRSNGPVRH is encoded by the exons ATGGATGTTCTGCTGTGGATGGCCCCGCTGCTGGTGCCGCTCGcggtgctgctgctgctgtggaGCAGCCGTCAAGCTTTggtgttttattttaaaacatgcTTCTATGTGGCCTGGATGATGGTTCTGGCGTTAGTGGCTATCCCGCTGTGTGTACTCAAAAGCGGCGGCAGAGACGTCGAGAACATGAG GATTATCCGCTCCCTTGTTCGGCACGTCAAGTATTTTCTGGGCCTGCGATTCGAAGTCAGCGGCTGGGAGCACCTCCAGACCCCGGGCCCCTACGTCATCATCTCCAACCACCAGAGCTCCCTAGATGTTTTGG GCCTTATGGAGATCCTGCCCGACCGCTGCACCATGATCGCTAAGAAGGAGCTGATCTACGCAGGCACGGTGGGTATCGTTTGCTGGCTGGGCGGCATCGTCTTCATCAACCGAAAGAAGACCAGCGATGCCAAAAGCGTCATGGCCGACGCCGCCAAAACTATGTTGGACGAGCAG ATCCGTCTGTGGGTGTTTCCTGAGGGAACACGCAACCAGAGAGGAGACCtgttgcccttcaaaaaaggcgCATTCCATTTGGCTGTGCAAGCGCAA GCACCAATCATTCCGGTGGTCTTCTCCTCTTACAGTAACTTCTACCTACGGAAAGAGAAGCAATTCAGATCAG GAACCATTCGGTTGAAGATCCTCCCAAAGATCGAAACCAAGGGCATGACGTCAGAGGACGTCGCGTCCCTCGCTGACAAATCCTTCGACACCATGCGCTCGGCCTTCCTGGACATCTCGGGTTTGTCGCGCTCCAATGGGCCCGTCAGGCACTGA